A stretch of the Neptunomonas phycophila genome encodes the following:
- a CDS encoding GAK system CofD-like protein produces the protein MANEPQITFFSGGSALKDTSRTLKKYTRRSVHIVTPFDSGGSSATLRDAFNMPAIGDLRSRLLALADESQPGNYATYKLLNYRLPKTQARSALARELESVITGTHSLNRGVPKAWQEVICRDIARFKADMPVDFDLRGASLGNLMIAGGYLENQCQLDPVIKRFCRLVNVQGYVNTGCDTPLHLAAHLTNGDYVVGQHRITGKELPALKHSINSLFLCHVDEDMKNGIVERVNCRAKTDVLRKVSTSDLICYAPGSFYSSLVANLLPQGMIEQISHAQCPKVFVPSLGIDPEVPHMSLYDRVLLLIRYLARENSPVTDVLSTVLFDPQYTPLTALEEEQLKKLGLSLKKESLVDPASSLAQPHYCPTKLSTTLVDMAS, from the coding sequence ATGGCTAATGAGCCTCAAATTACATTTTTTTCGGGTGGTTCAGCTCTTAAAGATACAAGCCGTACACTTAAAAAATACACTCGTCGATCAGTGCATATTGTGACCCCGTTTGATTCAGGTGGAAGCTCTGCCACGCTACGTGATGCCTTTAACATGCCAGCTATTGGCGACCTTCGCAGTCGATTATTAGCCTTAGCGGACGAAAGCCAGCCTGGCAACTACGCCACTTACAAGCTATTAAATTACCGCCTACCTAAAACGCAAGCCAGATCAGCTTTAGCGCGCGAATTAGAAAGTGTTATTACGGGTACTCATTCTTTAAACAGGGGTGTTCCGAAGGCGTGGCAAGAAGTTATATGCCGAGATATAGCCCGCTTTAAAGCTGACATGCCTGTTGATTTTGATCTACGAGGAGCCAGCTTAGGCAATTTAATGATTGCAGGCGGCTATCTAGAAAACCAATGCCAGTTAGATCCCGTGATAAAGCGGTTTTGCCGATTAGTAAATGTGCAAGGCTACGTCAACACGGGCTGCGATACCCCGTTACACCTTGCTGCCCACCTTACTAACGGTGATTACGTCGTCGGCCAGCATCGAATAACCGGTAAAGAACTTCCAGCACTTAAGCACTCTATTAACAGCCTATTTCTTTGTCACGTTGATGAAGATATGAAGAATGGAATAGTCGAAAGAGTCAATTGCCGAGCCAAAACAGATGTGCTGCGCAAAGTCAGCACCAGTGATCTAATTTGTTATGCACCAGGAAGTTTTTACAGCAGCCTAGTGGCTAACTTACTTCCTCAAGGAATGATTGAGCAAATTAGCCATGCCCAATGCCCTAAGGTCTTTGTTCCTTCTCTTGGAATAGATCCCGAAGTTCCTCACATGTCATTGTACGATCGAGTATTGCTACTAATCCGATATTTAGCTCGCGAAAACTCACCTGTTACCGACGTACTGAGTACCGTCTTATTCGATCCTCAATACACACCACTAACGGCATTAGAAGAAGAGCAATTAAAGAAACTAGGCTTATCTCTAAAAAAAGAAAGCCTAGTCGATCCCGCGAGCTCATTGGCGCAACCACACTACTGCCCGACTAAGCTATCCACTACCCTCGTTGATATGGCCAGCTAA
- the yegQ gene encoding tRNA 5-hydroxyuridine modification protein YegQ encodes MISPELLSPAGTLKNMKYAFAYGADAVYAGQPRYSLRVRNNDFNMDNLGEGIQIAHQLGKKFFLASNILPHNSKLTTYIDDLRPIIAMGPDAIIMSDPGLIMLVKENFPDMTIHLSVQANTMNWAAVKFWHQAGVERVILSRELSLDEVAEIRQRCPEMEIEVFVHGALCIAYSGRCLLSGYINKRDPNQGTCTNTCRWKYDAHEAKVDDSGDVVPVQTFDPVDAMAQDQPDLGQGKPTDKIFLLQEETRPGEYMPAFEDEHGTYIMNSKDLRAIQHVHRLAEMGVDSLKIEGRTKSHYYVARTAQSYRKAIDDAVAGNPFDMSLMDELENLASRGYTEGFYRRHVHDEYQNYQNGNSVGVQQQFVGEILGRNTQTGMMEVDVKNQFQLGDTLELMTPHGNHKFTLAEMLNKKGKSTDRAPGSGHVVQIPMSLDVDMDYALLMRDLPSRT; translated from the coding sequence ATGATTAGCCCAGAGTTACTTTCGCCCGCCGGCACGTTAAAAAATATGAAGTATGCATTTGCTTATGGTGCCGATGCTGTCTATGCCGGCCAGCCACGTTATAGTCTGCGTGTGCGTAATAATGACTTTAATATGGATAACTTGGGTGAAGGGATCCAGATAGCACACCAGCTAGGAAAAAAGTTTTTTTTAGCCAGTAATATCTTGCCTCACAACAGCAAGTTAACGACTTATATCGATGATTTGCGGCCTATTATTGCGATGGGGCCTGATGCGATCATTATGTCCGATCCTGGTTTGATCATGTTGGTTAAAGAAAACTTCCCTGATATGACGATTCATTTATCGGTTCAAGCAAACACGATGAACTGGGCGGCTGTTAAGTTTTGGCACCAAGCTGGGGTTGAACGCGTTATTCTTTCTCGGGAGTTGTCATTGGATGAAGTGGCTGAAATTCGTCAGCGCTGCCCCGAAATGGAAATTGAAGTATTTGTACATGGCGCCTTATGTATAGCCTACTCTGGTCGTTGTTTATTGTCTGGCTATATTAATAAGCGAGACCCAAACCAAGGCACTTGTACCAATACATGCCGCTGGAAATACGATGCACATGAAGCCAAAGTCGATGATTCAGGGGATGTTGTTCCTGTGCAAACTTTCGATCCAGTCGACGCGATGGCTCAAGACCAGCCCGATTTAGGGCAAGGCAAACCGACTGACAAAATCTTTTTGTTACAAGAAGAAACGCGCCCCGGCGAATACATGCCTGCTTTTGAAGATGAGCACGGCACCTACATAATGAACTCTAAAGACCTGCGCGCTATTCAACATGTACATCGCTTAGCAGAAATGGGTGTCGATTCGTTAAAAATTGAAGGCCGAACTAAATCACATTATTACGTTGCGCGAACAGCGCAAAGCTATCGCAAAGCGATTGATGATGCGGTGGCTGGTAATCCGTTTGATATGTCATTGATGGATGAGCTTGAAAACTTAGCTAGCCGTGGTTATACGGAAGGTTTTTATCGCCGCCATGTGCATGATGAGTATCAAAATTATCAAAATGGTAATTCGGTCGGTGTCCAACAGCAGTTTGTTGGTGAAATTTTAGGGCGAAATACTCAAACTGGCATGATGGAAGTGGATGTGAAAAACCAATTCCAGCTAGGCGATACGTTAGAATTAATGACTCCGCACGGTAACCATAAGTTTACGCTTGCAGAAATGCTGAACAAAAAAGGAAAATCAACTGACCGCGCGCCCGGCTCTGGGCATGTTGTTCAAATTCCAATGAGTCTAGACGTTGATATGGATTATGCGTTATTGATGCGGGACTTACCGAGCCGCACCTGA
- the thpR gene encoding RNA 2',3'-cyclic phosphodiesterase, producing MRIRTFFALRLAEPVVRQLADQADDLCANDRNLEVDWVDSDHYHLTLCFIGDTALDTVDQLEALAKEHLCSETSFQICLDRIEYYPINPELSLIAALPPENEHLENFQKKVASVVEAAGVKSDPADFRPHITLGKLPRKNKFQPPESWPSLDLYSLADSVVLFQSKQGEHGSVYTPLFEVDLQDLS from the coding sequence ATGAGGATTCGAACATTTTTTGCTTTGCGATTAGCAGAGCCCGTTGTGCGACAGTTAGCTGACCAAGCTGATGATTTATGCGCAAATGATAGAAACCTAGAAGTTGATTGGGTTGATTCCGATCACTATCATTTGACCCTTTGCTTTATTGGTGACACAGCGCTGGACACCGTAGATCAGTTAGAGGCGCTGGCTAAAGAACACTTATGCAGTGAAACGTCCTTTCAAATTTGTTTGGATCGCATAGAGTACTACCCAATCAACCCCGAACTGTCCTTAATTGCAGCGTTGCCGCCAGAAAACGAGCATCTTGAGAATTTCCAAAAGAAAGTGGCCTCTGTGGTTGAAGCGGCTGGCGTGAAAAGTGATCCGGCAGACTTTAGGCCGCATATTACTTTAGGGAAATTGCCTCGAAAGAATAAATTCCAACCCCCTGAATCTTGGCCGTCACTCGATTTGTACAGCTTGGCGGATTCAGTTGTATTGTTCCAGAGCAAGCAAGGAGAGCACGGTTCCGTATATACTCCTCTGTTTGAAGTAGATCTGCAGGACCTGTCCTGA
- the pepQ gene encoding Xaa-Pro dipeptidase produces the protein MIDFSLFETHISSLQQQVEQALSQHDFDALLIGSGHTKKHFLDDTHYAFRANPHFVRWVPFLHESADCWLLIQKGKKPALYIYAPNDFWYQSTPLPVDEWAGLFDITLVTDPAPALMTQENQRYAVVAEEPLHNFSNKFECNPDALLNTLHFDRAIKTSWEIECIFRANCCAVKGHAAAKALFQKSIVPSSESSLTERALHNRYLQATGHLDHELPYNVIMALNENAATLHYQHKSRSPLPVARTLLLDGGASYLGYAADITRTWSASAVDMPQAEQAIATVFAAIVKAVERLQLSVIEQIKPGLDYIELHRLAHQYLVDVLLSTKLLAQCPPTDEVQEVITRTFFPHGLGHFLGIQTHDVAGFQQDSQGTVKAPPASHPFLRLTRVLEEGMVLTVEPGLYFIPSLLEKLRADAAGSFVNWDLVDQLKPWGGVRIEDNILVTATGARNLTREAFALLDAN, from the coding sequence ATGATAGATTTCTCTCTTTTTGAAACTCACATATCAAGTTTGCAGCAGCAGGTGGAGCAAGCGCTAAGTCAACATGATTTTGATGCTTTACTCATTGGCTCGGGCCACACAAAAAAACATTTTTTAGATGACACGCATTATGCCTTTAGAGCAAACCCTCATTTTGTTCGTTGGGTGCCTTTTTTACATGAGTCTGCCGATTGTTGGTTATTGATACAAAAAGGTAAAAAACCGGCTCTTTACATCTATGCTCCCAATGATTTTTGGTATCAAAGCACGCCATTACCTGTTGATGAGTGGGCTGGATTGTTTGATATAACCCTAGTTACGGACCCAGCACCTGCGTTGATGACACAGGAAAACCAGCGCTATGCCGTAGTTGCAGAGGAGCCGCTGCATAACTTTTCAAACAAGTTTGAATGTAATCCTGACGCTTTACTTAATACGCTGCATTTTGATCGGGCCATTAAAACATCATGGGAAATAGAGTGTATCTTTCGGGCGAATTGCTGTGCTGTAAAAGGTCACGCAGCGGCCAAAGCGCTTTTTCAGAAAAGTATCGTTCCAAGCAGTGAAAGCAGCCTTACCGAACGTGCATTACATAATCGATATTTGCAAGCCACAGGACATTTAGATCACGAGCTACCCTACAACGTTATTATGGCATTAAATGAAAATGCGGCGACCTTGCACTATCAGCATAAAAGCCGCTCTCCATTGCCTGTTGCTCGCACGTTACTGCTGGATGGGGGAGCGAGCTATCTTGGATATGCTGCGGATATCACACGCACCTGGTCAGCTTCCGCTGTTGATATGCCTCAAGCAGAGCAAGCCATCGCTACTGTATTTGCCGCTATCGTTAAAGCCGTAGAGCGATTACAACTGAGTGTTATCGAACAGATTAAGCCAGGGTTGGATTATATTGAATTGCATCGGCTAGCCCATCAGTATTTAGTGGATGTGTTGTTATCAACAAAATTACTGGCGCAGTGCCCGCCCACTGATGAAGTACAAGAAGTGATTACTCGAACGTTTTTTCCGCATGGTTTAGGGCACTTTTTAGGCATTCAAACGCATGATGTGGCTGGTTTTCAACAAGACAGCCAAGGCACAGTTAAAGCGCCGCCTGCCTCCCATCCTTTTTTGCGTTTAACGCGTGTGCTGGAAGAAGGTATGGTTCTGACTGTTGAGCCGGGTTTGTATTTTATTCCGTCGCTACTAGAGAAACTGCGCGCAGATGCCGCTGGCTCGTTTGTTAATTGGGACCTTGTGGATCAGCTTAAGCCTTGGGGAGGGGTTCGTATTGAGGATAATATTCTTGTTACAGCAACCGGAGCGCGGAACCTCACGCGGGAGGCATTTGCTTTGTTGGATGCAAATTAA
- a CDS encoding LysR family transcriptional regulator, whose translation METRWLDDFIALAHTRHFSRAADERNITQPTLSRRIKMLEEEMGVTLIDRNTLPLGLTPAGEIFLASAQQIARLAKDTRAQCKEIKKQEENRLRFATTQTLYLMFYRNWLQPSAQKHNVEVELDLSSTTWAASDFVNALTQGQCDLLLCYWHPQITFIEALDDTRFEYQVVCEEALVPVSAMNEQQAPLFQLPGKKREPLPYISYHPSSFLRPLIDHALSSGLEPPHLTTVNENMLSVSVKAMVKEGFGIGWLPQRLINDSVNYGQLAIAGDERWQIPLQIRLYRLRDNHRSQLDVFWSGLANDGMQVGV comes from the coding sequence ATGGAAACTCGCTGGTTGGATGATTTTATTGCGCTAGCCCACACGCGCCATTTTTCTCGTGCAGCAGATGAGCGCAATATTACTCAGCCGACATTGAGCCGTCGGATAAAAATGCTGGAAGAAGAAATGGGGGTTACCTTAATTGATCGTAACACCCTGCCATTAGGGCTAACGCCAGCCGGTGAAATATTTTTGGCCAGTGCACAGCAAATTGCACGTTTAGCCAAAGATACGCGTGCTCAATGCAAAGAAATCAAAAAACAGGAAGAAAACCGCCTGCGCTTTGCTACAACACAAACATTGTATTTGATGTTTTATCGCAATTGGTTGCAGCCATCTGCTCAAAAGCACAATGTCGAAGTAGAGTTAGACCTGTCTTCAACAACATGGGCGGCGAGTGACTTTGTTAATGCGCTTACCCAAGGGCAATGTGATTTGCTCCTGTGTTATTGGCATCCCCAGATTACTTTTATAGAAGCATTGGATGATACCCGCTTTGAATACCAAGTTGTGTGTGAGGAAGCGTTGGTGCCTGTTTCGGCAATGAATGAACAGCAGGCTCCTTTGTTTCAGCTACCTGGTAAAAAACGGGAGCCATTACCTTATATCAGCTATCATCCTAGCTCTTTTCTTAGGCCTTTAATTGATCATGCCCTATCCAGTGGGCTAGAGCCGCCGCATTTAACGACCGTCAATGAAAATATGTTGTCGGTTAGTGTTAAAGCCATGGTTAAAGAGGGTTTTGGAATTGGCTGGTTACCTCAACGGCTTATTAACGACAGCGTGAATTATGGTCAGTTAGCTATAGCAGGCGATGAGCGCTGGCAAATTCCTTTGCAAATTCGCCTTTACCGCTTACGCGATAACCATCGCAGCCAACTCGATGTTTTTTGGTCAGGTTTAGCAAACGATGGGATGCAAGTGGGTGTGTAA
- a CDS encoding M14 family metallopeptidase, whose protein sequence is MKISSRFDAGNIEVISADTASDIQLSIKPDNGSDFFQWFYFRVQGASRQALTMRITNAADAAYAEGWDGYQAVASYDRQCWFRVPTQYEKGELIIQHEPSQASIYYAYFAPYSHEQHLDLVARAQQSHRCQLIDLGNTIDGRDIELLKLSSTAHCSTDQAINIWVTARQHPGETMAEWLVEGLLERLVDQHDALSRQLLERCVFWVVPNMNPDGSVRGHLRTNAVGTNLNREWHDPTPEKSPEVLVVREKMKETGVDLYLDIHGDETLPCNFIAGQAGSPLVSDDILTAERIFKENLARINPDFQVERGYEPGKFGQETLTIASFWVGETFGCPAMTLEMPFKDYDKRPDLAYGWSPERSKQLGKSLLHPIAEWLEQHA, encoded by the coding sequence GTGAAGATTAGTAGCCGGTTTGATGCCGGAAATATCGAAGTCATTTCGGCGGACACCGCTAGTGATATTCAGCTGTCCATTAAACCAGACAACGGATCAGATTTTTTCCAATGGTTTTATTTTCGCGTGCAGGGCGCTAGCCGACAAGCATTAACCATGCGCATTACTAATGCAGCAGATGCCGCTTATGCTGAAGGTTGGGATGGTTATCAAGCAGTAGCTTCGTATGATCGACAGTGTTGGTTCAGAGTGCCTACTCAATATGAAAAGGGGGAACTCATCATTCAACACGAACCGTCACAGGCGAGTATTTATTATGCTTATTTCGCACCCTATAGTCATGAGCAGCACTTAGATCTTGTGGCTCGTGCGCAGCAGTCGCATCGTTGCCAGTTAATCGATTTAGGTAACACTATTGACGGGCGTGATATAGAGTTACTTAAACTATCCAGCACGGCTCATTGCTCAACTGATCAAGCGATAAATATTTGGGTTACAGCACGTCAGCATCCAGGTGAAACGATGGCTGAGTGGCTTGTAGAAGGGTTGCTAGAGCGTCTGGTGGATCAGCATGATGCGCTGTCGCGTCAATTATTAGAGCGATGTGTATTTTGGGTCGTGCCGAACATGAACCCAGATGGTTCAGTACGAGGGCATTTACGCACCAATGCGGTCGGTACTAACCTGAACCGTGAATGGCATGACCCAACACCCGAGAAAAGTCCAGAAGTGTTGGTTGTTCGGGAAAAAATGAAAGAGACAGGCGTAGATTTGTATCTAGATATCCATGGTGATGAAACATTACCGTGTAACTTTATTGCTGGGCAAGCAGGTTCACCACTTGTCAGCGATGATATTCTGACAGCCGAACGGATTTTTAAAGAAAACCTTGCCCGCATTAACCCCGACTTCCAAGTGGAAAGAGGCTATGAGCCAGGAAAATTTGGCCAAGAGACACTCACCATCGCTTCATTTTGGGTAGGAGAAACCTTCGGTTGTCCTGCCATGACGTTAGAAATGCCTTTTAAGGATTATGATAAACGGCCTGATCTGGCCTACGGCTGGTCTCCTGAGCGATCAAAGCAATTGGGTAAAAGCTTGTTGCATCCTATAGCTGAATGGTTAGAACAACATGCTTGA
- a CDS encoding ABC transporter ATP-binding protein has product MSQIINSVPPSTDVGVYNAAPTKETLVQVRDLYKRFSLSGDFLDQLRFKKGRIVREQAHVHAINGVNLEVFAGEALCVVGESGCGKSTVARTVMGLLKPTSGEVAYRGERIDHLSDKQVLPYRKKMQMIFQNPYASLNPRMTILETLKEPLRFHNPAMSPFEVRDKVAEVMQSVGVDPSWGERYPHEFSGGQRQRISIARALAVDPEFIVADEPISALDVSIQAQVLNLMMEAQQDRNLTYLFITHDLAVVEHFGTRVAVMYLGTVCELAPTKTLFDTPRHPYTQALMSAIPRLEDDRPEFIRLSGEVPTPVNLPAGCVFHGRCPHANERCKSEVPVLKGQIDGSQVACHAVEENRI; this is encoded by the coding sequence ATGAGTCAAATAATAAACTCTGTGCCGCCATCTACCGATGTTGGCGTCTACAATGCCGCTCCGACAAAAGAAACGTTGGTTCAAGTGCGTGATTTGTATAAACGCTTTTCACTGTCCGGAGACTTTTTAGATCAGCTACGTTTCAAGAAAGGCCGAATTGTTCGTGAGCAGGCGCACGTGCATGCGATCAATGGTGTAAACCTAGAGGTGTTCGCCGGTGAGGCTCTGTGCGTAGTAGGGGAGTCGGGTTGCGGAAAATCAACCGTTGCGAGAACGGTAATGGGCTTATTGAAGCCGACTAGCGGCGAAGTGGCCTATCGTGGAGAGCGTATTGATCATCTGAGTGATAAGCAGGTTCTACCCTATCGAAAAAAAATGCAGATGATTTTTCAAAACCCCTATGCGTCATTGAACCCTCGAATGACAATTTTAGAAACCCTTAAAGAGCCGCTTCGGTTTCACAATCCAGCGATGAGCCCTTTTGAGGTGCGTGATAAAGTGGCTGAGGTTATGCAATCGGTGGGTGTGGATCCAAGCTGGGGCGAGCGCTATCCGCATGAGTTTTCTGGGGGGCAGCGTCAACGAATAAGCATCGCCCGCGCATTAGCAGTAGATCCAGAGTTTATTGTGGCAGATGAACCGATATCAGCGTTGGATGTGTCGATTCAAGCTCAGGTCCTTAATTTGATGATGGAGGCACAGCAAGACCGTAACCTAACGTATCTTTTTATAACGCATGATCTCGCTGTGGTTGAGCATTTCGGTACACGAGTAGCCGTCATGTATTTGGGCACTGTGTGTGAGTTAGCCCCAACCAAAACATTGTTTGATACCCCGCGCCACCCCTATACACAAGCACTAATGTCGGCGATTCCACGGTTAGAAGATGACCGCCCAGAGTTCATTCGTTTATCCGGCGAAGTGCCTACGCCTGTTAACTTACCCGCGGGCTGTGTATTTCATGGGCGTTGTCCACATGCAAATGAGCGCTGTAAATCAGAAGTACCTGTGTTAAAAGGTCAGATAGACGGTAGCCAAGTGGCTTGCCATGCTGTTGAAGAAAACCGAATTTAA
- a CDS encoding ABC transporter ATP-binding protein, protein MALLEVKNLEVCFGLRSGTVTALNDINFTLDRGQRLGIVGESGAGKSVLGFSILNLIAQPGYIAGGQVMFEGNNLPSMSAAALRKIRGNRISMIFQDPMMTLNPVLTIGDQMVECLKAHRRISSRDARRIALQKLQQVQIPSPDKRLDQYPHELSGGMRQRIVIAIALLLDPDIIIADEPTTALDVTIQAEIMELMLDLCEQHSVALILITHDLGVVSQVTQHMLVMYAGRVIEQGPTKEIINDAQHPYTQGLMNALPQMAIPGQHLNQIRGAMPALQNIPTGCAFNPRCDYANPICSEALPGFTRSGNCQVACHMVAQMKNDLMLAERAEL, encoded by the coding sequence ATGGCGTTATTAGAAGTCAAAAATCTTGAGGTGTGTTTTGGGCTACGAAGTGGCACCGTAACCGCGTTAAACGATATTAATTTTACTCTCGATCGTGGTCAGCGTTTAGGCATTGTGGGGGAATCTGGAGCGGGTAAATCGGTTTTAGGGTTCTCTATTTTAAACTTGATCGCGCAGCCCGGTTATATTGCGGGTGGTCAGGTTATGTTTGAGGGAAATAATCTCCCAAGCATGTCGGCCGCCGCCTTGCGAAAAATCAGGGGTAATCGAATATCAATGATTTTCCAAGACCCGATGATGACTCTCAACCCTGTCTTAACAATAGGCGACCAGATGGTTGAATGCTTAAAAGCTCATCGTCGAATATCATCACGCGATGCGCGTCGTATTGCATTACAAAAGCTACAGCAAGTCCAAATCCCTTCGCCTGATAAAAGGCTGGATCAATATCCGCATGAATTGTCAGGCGGGATGCGTCAACGGATTGTTATAGCAATCGCTTTATTACTTGATCCGGATATCATCATTGCCGATGAGCCTACAACGGCATTGGATGTAACCATTCAGGCCGAAATTATGGAACTCATGTTAGATTTGTGTGAGCAGCATAGTGTGGCATTAATCTTAATTACACATGATTTGGGTGTGGTTTCTCAGGTTACTCAACACATGTTGGTAATGTATGCCGGACGCGTGATTGAGCAAGGGCCAACCAAAGAAATTATCAATGATGCACAGCATCCCTATACTCAAGGTTTGATGAATGCATTACCGCAAATGGCCATCCCCGGCCAGCATTTAAATCAGATTCGTGGCGCCATGCCCGCTCTTCAAAATATCCCGACAGGCTGTGCATTTAATCCGCGTTGCGATTATGCCAACCCTATATGTAGTGAAGCGTTACCGGGTTTTACTCGATCGGGTAATTGTCAGGTTGCCTGTCATATGGTGGCTCAAATGAAAAACGATTTGATGTTAGCGGAGAGGGCTGAGCTATGA
- a CDS encoding ABC transporter permease — protein sequence MADSLFDGTVEQPSRWQRFRESHLFHSFKTDRIAQVSLILFTLYVLVALLAPLISPFNPYDPSTIDIMDSELPPVWQDGADGRFLLGTDAQGRDMLSTILYGTRVSLLIGLCAVLLQATLGIVIGLLAGYVGGRIDSFLMRMADIQLSFSTMMVAIIVLAVFQASFGTELYQRLAMLMLILVIGIAEWPQYARTIRASVLAEKRKEYVDAARVMGFGQIRIMFRHILPNTLSPILVISTVQVANAIISEASLSFLGLGMPVTQPSLGSLIASGFEYIFSGVWWITVIPGLVLIALVLVMNLLGDWLRDVLNPKLYKG from the coding sequence ATGGCTGATTCTCTTTTTGATGGCACAGTTGAGCAACCAAGCCGTTGGCAGCGTTTTCGTGAATCTCATCTTTTCCATAGTTTTAAAACTGATCGTATCGCACAGGTCAGTTTAATACTGTTTACACTGTATGTGCTGGTGGCTTTATTAGCGCCACTTATTTCACCCTTTAACCCTTATGATCCGTCAACTATCGACATTATGGACTCAGAGCTACCTCCTGTTTGGCAGGACGGAGCGGATGGTCGCTTTCTTTTAGGGACAGATGCTCAAGGTAGGGATATGTTGTCGACCATTCTTTACGGTACACGAGTGTCCTTATTGATTGGTTTGTGCGCTGTTTTATTGCAAGCCACCTTAGGTATTGTTATCGGCTTGTTAGCTGGCTATGTAGGGGGGCGAATTGACAGCTTTTTAATGCGTATGGCGGATATCCAACTGTCGTTTTCTACCATGATGGTTGCCATTATCGTACTGGCTGTTTTTCAAGCGTCGTTTGGAACAGAGCTTTATCAGCGTTTAGCCATGCTCATGTTAATTTTGGTGATAGGTATTGCTGAATGGCCGCAATACGCACGGACTATTAGAGCTTCTGTATTAGCTGAAAAACGTAAGGAGTACGTCGATGCGGCTCGCGTAATGGGTTTTGGACAGATACGCATTATGTTTAGGCATATATTGCCCAATACCTTATCTCCTATTCTTGTGATTTCGACTGTTCAAGTCGCCAATGCCATTATTTCGGAGGCCTCTTTGTCTTTCTTGGGGCTGGGTATGCCGGTGACTCAACCGTCATTGGGCTCATTAATAGCCAGCGGTTTTGAGTATATTTTTTCAGGTGTTTGGTGGATCACTGTGATTCCTGGATTGGTGCTAATTGCATTAGTGCTAGTGATGAACCTGCTGGGGGATTGGCTGCGTGATGTGCTTAACCCTAAATTGTACAAGGGGTAG
- a CDS encoding ABC transporter permease, giving the protein MIAFFIKRFFQAIVVMFVISLISFSIQENLGDPLRELVGQRVTEEQRQALREEMGLNDPFLIQYARFAKKAIQGDLGNSYFFKEPALEVILKKLPATLELVFGATLIIVLFSVPAGVYAAIRPKSWLSRAIMGLSTIGISVPVFLTAIGLIYVFSIELGWMPSYGRGETTSVVGSWETGLLTADGLMHLILPSFTLASIMLPLFIRLIRSEMMEVLQSEYVKFAWAKGISPWRIYFVHALKNTMLPVITVGGVQIGTMVAYTILTETVFQWPGMGFLFLEAVNRVDTPLIVAYLIVVGGIFVVTNTVVDLIYGLVNPTVKLAGNAHG; this is encoded by the coding sequence ATGATTGCATTTTTTATAAAGCGTTTTTTTCAGGCTATAGTTGTGATGTTTGTTATTAGCCTGATTAGCTTTTCTATACAAGAGAACCTCGGCGACCCTTTACGTGAATTGGTTGGGCAGCGTGTAACAGAAGAGCAGCGCCAAGCATTGCGTGAGGAGATGGGGCTGAATGACCCATTTTTAATTCAATATGCACGCTTTGCAAAAAAAGCTATTCAGGGAGATTTAGGTAACTCCTATTTCTTTAAAGAGCCAGCACTAGAAGTCATCCTTAAAAAGTTACCCGCCACGTTAGAATTAGTGTTTGGTGCTACCTTAATCATTGTTTTATTTTCAGTTCCTGCTGGTGTTTATGCCGCCATCCGTCCTAAAAGCTGGTTGTCTCGGGCCATTATGGGGCTGAGTACAATAGGGATCTCCGTTCCTGTATTCCTGACAGCTATCGGTCTTATTTACGTCTTTTCAATTGAGCTGGGGTGGATGCCCTCCTATGGTCGGGGTGAAACGACCTCTGTTGTGGGTAGCTGGGAGACGGGGTTGTTGACAGCTGACGGTCTGATGCACCTGATCTTACCGAGTTTCACACTGGCATCTATCATGCTGCCATTATTTATCCGGCTAATTCGGTCGGAAATGATGGAAGTGTTGCAATCAGAGTATGTGAAATTTGCATGGGCAAAAGGGATTTCCCCTTGGCGTATCTATTTTGTACACGCTCTTAAAAACACTATGCTTCCCGTGATTACGGTGGGAGGCGTGCAAATAGGAACGATGGTTGCCTACACGATATTAACCGAGACGGTTTTCCAGTGGCCGGGAATGGGGTTCTTATTTTTGGAAGCGGTAAACCGGGTAGATACACCGTTGATCGTGGCTTATCTCATCGTAGTTGGCGGCATTTTTGTAGTCACTAATACCGTAGTCGATCTAATTTACGGGCTTGTTAACCCCACTGTTAAATTAGCAGGTAATGCACATGGCTGA